From Juglans regia cultivar Chandler chromosome 8, Walnut 2.0, whole genome shotgun sequence, the proteins below share one genomic window:
- the LOC108979296 gene encoding transcription initiation factor TFIID subunit 14b-like, translating to MSLTTSSRKQGENQPDDGASPAKPPRIKIGKSSEDSDKKGAHRRVKDVEICVPIVYGTIAFYLGRKASESQSHKWTVYVRGATNEDLGVVIKRVVFQLHPSFNNPTRVLESPPFELSECGWGEFEIGISLFFHNDICDKQLDLFHHLKLYPEDESGPQTTKKPVVVESYNEIVYPDPSENFLARVQNHPAVIVPRMPAGFNLPYPVSIESVNEREKGDTKDHPLNQWFMNFSEADELLKLAAARQQVQAHIVKLRRQLSVMDGPPPLSKQPTSYDYT from the exons ATGTCCCTCACCACTTCATCCAGAAAACAAGGTGAAAATCAGCCCGACGATGGCGCTTCTCCCGCGAAGCCACCTCGCATTAAAATCGGGAAGTCTAGTGAAGATAGCGACAAAAag GGTGCCCACAGGAGGGTTAAAGATGTTGAAATTTGTGTTCCAATAGTATATGGAACAATTGCATTTTATCTTGGCAGAAAGGCCAGTGA GTCTCAGTCGCATAAGTGGACAGTCTATGTACGTGGGGCAACAAATGAAGATCTTGGTGTGGTGATAAAACGGGTGGTGTTTCAATTGCATCCTAGTTTCAATAACCCTACAAGAGTGCTTGAATCGCCGCCATTTGAGTTATCAGAATGCGGATGGGGTGAATTTGAAATTGGCATCAGCCTTTTTTTCCATAATGACATATGTGATAAGCAGTTGGATTT GTTTCACCATTTGAAGTTATATCCTGAAGATGAATCTGGCCCTCAAACAACCAAGAAACCTGTTGTAGTAGAATCATACAATGAAATTGTATACCCTGATCCATCAGAGAATTTTTTGGCCCGTGTTCAGAATCATCCAGCTGTTATTGTGCCTCGGATGCCTGCTGGTTTCAACTTGCCCTATCCTG TGTCAATTGAGAGTGTGAATGAAAGGGAGAAAGGCGATACCAAAGATCACCCCCTTAATCAATGGTTCATGAATTTCTCAGAGGCTGATGAGCTTTTGAAGTTGGCAGCAGCTCGTCAACAG GTACAAGCTCATATCGTTAAGCTGAGAAGACAATTGAGTGTAATGGATGGGCCGCCTCCGTTGTCGAAACAACCAACTAGTTATGATTATACATGA
- the LOC109021095 gene encoding auxin-responsive protein SAUR50-like produces MALKKSSKLPHAAALKQILKRCSSFGKKHGYNNEEDLPDDVPKGHFVVYVGENRSRYIIPISWLAHPQFQSLLQRAEEEFGFNHDMGLTIPCEEVVFRSLTSMIRSSYDD; encoded by the coding sequence ATGGCTCTCAAAAAATCTAGCAAACTTCCTCATGCAGCAGCTTTGAAGCAGATTCTGAAAAGATGCTCAAGCTTTGGGAAGAAACATGGCTACAATAATGAAGAGGACCTTCCTGATGATGTGCCGAAAGGCCATTTTGTTGTCTATGTGGGAGAGAACAGAAGCAGATACATCATTCCCATTTCATGGCTGGCTCACCCGCAGTTCCAAAGTCTGCTTCAAAGAGCTGAGGAAGAGTTTGGATTTAATCATGACATGGGTCTTACCATTCCTTGTGAAGAAGTTGTTTTTAGGTCTCTAACGTCGATGATCAGATCAAGTTATGACGACTGA